One part of the bacterium genome encodes these proteins:
- a CDS encoding EamA family transporter — protein MSWVTLALLSAGFAALVAIFGKMGLQGIDTTLATTLRAVIMAVFLVGVSLALGKFEAVPDFGKKAGLMIVLSGLAGALSWLFYFSALKAGPASAVAAIDRLSVVFVFILALIFLGETFTWKSALGALFVALGAILMTIK, from the coding sequence ATGTCTTGGGTTACGCTTGCTCTCCTTTCCGCAGGATTTGCGGCCCTTGTCGCCATTTTCGGGAAAATGGGTTTGCAAGGAATAGACACGACGCTTGCCACCACCCTTCGCGCGGTTATTATGGCGGTTTTTCTCGTTGGCGTTTCACTCGCTCTTGGAAAATTTGAGGCTGTGCCCGATTTCGGGAAAAAAGCGGGGCTTATGATTGTCCTTTCCGGTCTTGCCGGAGCGCTTTCATGGCTTTTTTATTTTTCCGCGCTCAAAGCGGGTCCCGCTTCGGCGGTAGCCGCGATTGACCGATTGAGTGTCGTCTTTGTATTTATACTCGCGCTTATTTTTCTCGGAGAGACATTTACGTGGAAATCAGCACTTGGTGCACTCTTTGTCGCTTTAGGTGCGATATTGATGACGATAAAATAA